From the genome of Sphingobacterium sp. UGAL515B_05:
AAAGAGTAATTGACATCGATATACTCTACTTTAATCAGGAAATCATCGACTTGCCCGCACTGCAGATCCCACACCCTTATATCGCCGAACGGAAGTTCACACTCGAACCATTGGTAGAAATAGCTCCGGGCTATATCCATCCCGTTTACAAAAAAAATAACGTATATTTATTGGATAAATGCAAAGACGACTTACCCGTAAAGAAAATTAGCGACGATGAACCATATCGACATTGAACTGATCCGCCAAAACATGTTTGACAACCACGAATTAATCAAACAATTTGTATCCATGTATCTTATCCAAACACCTGTGGATCTCGACAAGCTCCGACACGCGGTAGCTGAAGGTGATCTTCAAAAGATTGGTGATACAGCCCATCATATCAAACCGACAATGGACTATATCGGTGCCTTTCACTTAAAAGAAAAATTTGAGGAATTAGAGACCAATGCAAAAAATGAAGAGTCTCTCGAGGGCCTTCAGGCCACCTTCGATATTATAGATATCGAAATGAAAGAGCTCCTGTTTGAATTGGAACAATATGAAAAAACGATCTAAACCAGATCGTTTTTTTTATTGAAATGCAATGCCGATAATAGGAAATATAAAACTAAAATAATCGGTAAAGCCATAAATTGACCAACAACAAACAAGATCAACGTCATGATCAAAAATATAAAGCGAAACTTATTCGTTTTCCAGTCCATCGAACTAAATTTCATCGAAAACAACCTAATTTCACTCACCAATAGATAACTGGTTAGAAGAATACTAACGATTAATACAATCGGATTTAAAACCAATTGCGGGTACTTGTCTGCAATATAAGGCAGTGAAAGTACATAAAATGTATTCATTGGCGTATTCAAGCCAATGAAATCAGAAGTTTGACGCTCATCCAGGTTAAACTTTGCTAAACGTAAGGCCGAGAAAACAGTAATGATAAACCCTAGATAAGGCAACAGAGAGCCATCAGGAAACACCTTTGTCAATAAAGTAAACATAATTGTCCCGGGTAAAAAACCGAAACTGACCATATCGGCCAACGAATCAAGCTCTTTTCCGATTGGTGATTTAACATGAAGAAGCCGCGCCACCATTCCGTCAAAAAAATCGAATATCCCGGACGCAAAGACACAAATAGTAACCACTTGAATATTGCCTTGCAATGCCATCAATACAGCGATACAGCCACTAAATAAATTTAGGCAAGTCAGTAGATTTGGGATATGTTTTTTCATTTACAGGATCTATTTTATAAAAAAAGCCATCATTCGATTAAAATGATGGCTAAAATATCAAAATTTGATGGGATTACCCATTCATACTGATCAAAAATTCTTCATTTGATTTAGTTCCACGCAATTGACCTTGTAAAAATTCCATGGCCTCTGTAGAATTCATATCAGATAAGTGATTACGAAGTACCCAAATACGTTGTAATGTTTCTTTGTCAGTCAATAGATCATCGCGACGTGTACTGGAAGCTGTGATATCGATCGCAGGGAAGATACGTTTGTTCGCCAACTTACGATCCAACTGTAATTCCATATTACCTGTACCTTTGAATTCTTCAAAGATAACTTCATCCATTTTAGAACCTGTATCTGTTAATGCTGTTGCTAAAATTGTCAATGAACCACCGTTTTCGATATTCCGTGCGGCACCAAAGAAACGTTTCGGCTTATGTAAAGCGTTAGCGTCCACACCACCTGACAAAATTTTACCTGACGCAGGCGCAACTGTGTTATATGCACGAGCCAATCTTGTGATTGAGTCTAACAAAATAACGACATCATGTCCACACTCTACCATACGTTTCGCTTTCTCAAGCACGATATTAGCGATTTTCACGTGGCGGTCAGCCGGCTCATCAAATGTTGAAGAAACAACTTCAGCGCGCACACTTCTCGCCATATCAGTAACCTCCTCAGGACGCTCATCAATTAATAAGATAATCAAATAAACTTCTGGGTGATTCTTTGCAATAGCATTTGCAACCTCTTTCAACAAGTTTGTTTTACCCGTTTTCGGTTGAGCAACGATTAACCCACGTTGACCTTTACCTATTGGCGTGAATAAATCCATGATACGTGTCGAATAGTTTCCAACACCCATATCCAAATTTAAACGCTCATCAGGGAATAATGGTGTCAAATAATCAAATGGCACACGATCCCGTACCTCAGCAGGATTTTGCCCATTGATAGCTTCAACCCTTACCAAAGGAAAGTATTTTTCACCCTCTTTAGGAGGACGAATACTACCACGTACCGTATCACCAGTTTTCAAACCAAATAATTTGATCTGAGATTGTGATACATAAATATCATCAGGAGAAGTCAAATAGTTATAATCTGATGAACGTAAGAAGCCGTAACCATCAGGCATGATCTCCAATACACCCTCATTAACGATCACATTATCGAAATCTGTACTTGAAGAAGTGTTTTCTGCTTTAGGAGTTTGTGTTGCTTTTTCAGGTTGGGGACCTTTATCTGCTGATGGTGTGTCTTCGGTTGCAACCGGGGTTTCCTCTTGCTCAGAAACTTCACGTTTTCTTACCGTGACAGGTTCCGCAGTCTTTACGGTCCGCACACGTTTACGTGTACGTTCAGCATGTTCCTGGTTATCTTCCTCTACTTTAGCTGCTTTTTCAGCTGGCGCTGGAGCTGCTTCCTCTTCCCCACCAGTATTGCTAATTCTTTCGATTAATTCTTGTTTACGCAATTTATCAGCATCTGCGATACCGATCAACTTAGCAATCTCGCGCAATTCCGATACGAGTTTAGCGTTTAATTCGTTAATATCCATTAATGTGTTGTGTATGATTTTTGGATTTTTTTTGAGCTTTTTTCTGAATTCTGATTACACACTTAAACAAGTTTCCATGATTAAATGTAATGAAGAACTTAATGATTTCTTTTAAACCCGAAGTGGATTAAATATTGAGAACCTAGACAAAGAAAAAAACAAATTTTGTTATTTCAAAATATTTCAAAAAAAATATTTACTATTGTAGCTAGTAAAACGATTTAACAACATTTTTAGATTGAATTTTATATTTTTTTTCATAAGTTCGTACCTTTCAAAATTTAAGTTTTTAGATCCCTTATATGGAACAGCAACAAACTAAAACCAATTACCCCGCACTCTACACATTGATTATTGTGTTTTTCTTTTGGGGGTTCATTGCGGCAGGGAACAGTGTTTTTATACCGTTCTGCAAAAATTACTTTCATTTAGACCAGTTTCAATCCCAGTTAATAGACTTTGCTTTTTATACAGCCTATTATATTGGTGCATTGCTACTATTTATTTTCAGTTCAATCGGAGGAAAGGACCTGGTTGGAAAATGGGGATATAAAAAGAGTATCGTTTACGGTTTACTTTTCTCGGCCTTGGGTGCAGCAGCCATGATTGTTGCTGTCGAAGTAAACTTATATGTTGGTATGTTGTTGGGATTATTCGTTGTAGCCCTTGGTTTTTCATTACAACAGACTGCAGCAAATCCATTTGCCGTTTTATTGGGCGATCCGAAAACGGGTGCTTCCCGTGTGAACCTAGGTGGTGGTATCAACTCATTTGGTACAACAATAGGACCTCTTGTTATCGGATTTTCCTTATTCGGAACTTTTGAGCCTATTTCTGACTCCGAGATCGCTAACCTTCCTTTAAACAAGGTTGTTTATCTTTACATAGGTGTTGGTCTATTGTTCCTACTTGCTGCAGCATTATTTAATTTCAGTAAAAAAGTTCCTGCTGGCATTAGTGATGAACCAATGGAAAAGGCTAATAAAGCTTTACGTACATTGATCATTATGACCGTACTACTTTTTGGTATGTTCACACCGGTTTTTCTAAGCTATAAGAGCGATTTAGCCTTGCAGGTAGAGCAGTTACATAAACAGGTTTCAAGTTTAACGGATCAGGTTCAGATTGACCAACTCAAATTGCACATTAAAGAAGTGGCCAAACCACTCGAAATGCAACGTATGCTATGGTTGGCCGGAGCATTGGTGGTTGTGATCGGCGGTTTATTATTCTCCAATAAGAGTGCACAAAAAAATCCAGAAGGCTGGGGTGCAATGAAATATCCACAATTGGCTTTGGGTATGCTCGCCCTATTTATCTACGTCGGTATCGAAGTTGCTATCGGTAGTAACCTCGGGGAATTATTGACATTGAAGGAATTTGGTCATTTGCAATCATCGCAAATTACACCTTATGTATCTATGTATTGGGGGAGTATGATGATTGGTCGTTGGGCCGGTGCCATTACGGCCTTTAACTTGAGTAAATCGACTAAAAATGGATTATTGATTATCGTTCCTCTGATTGCATTCTCCATTATCATCGGAGTAAATACGCTTGCAGGATTTGAAATGTCACATCTCTATTATTACGTAGTATGTATTCTTCTTCAAATTGTAGCATTCTATCTAAGTAAAGAAAAACCTGCTCGTACATTGATTATTTTCGGATTATTTGGAATCATAGCGATGTTAATTGGCCTATTCTCATCGGGTACTATTGCAATCTACGCTTTCTTATCAGGCGGTCTTGCATGTTCAATTATGTGGTCCTCGATTTTCAGTTTATCGATTGTAGGTTTAGGTAAATATACCGCTCAAGGTTCGGCATTTCTTGTCATGATGATTCTTGGTGGTGGTGTTCTTCCTCCGATTCAAGGAAAATTAGCGGATATTATCGGCATCCATAACTCGTATATTCTACCATTAATCGGATTCTGTTATGTTGTTTTCTTTGCGATATTTGTTAAGGGAATATTAACAAAACAAGGAATCAATATTGACGAAATAGAGGCCGAAGGGGGCCATTAATACCCCTCACTAATTGTAAATAGTACACTATTTAAACAATTTTATTACACAGCTCAAAAACTGGCTTAACAATATCGTTAAGCCAGTTTTTTTATATAGTCACCAAACTACAAAAATTTATTTTTTGAAAAATACGCGGATAAATTATGATATTTAAAATTAAAAAATGTATTTTCGGGGAATTGATTAATGAATTGATTACTCATTTTATAACGATAAACACAATTAAAACTACTCAATAATGATAATCATTGCTGACGGGGGATCAACAAAAACAAACTGGTGTTTGTTAGACGATTCGAATAAAAAAATCTACTTCAACACAGAAGGATACAACCCTTATTTTGTTGATAGTGAATACATTGTAAACTCCCTAAAAAAAGGACTACCGCAAGATTTACCTTTTGAAAAAATCTCAGAAGTAAACTATTATGGTGCAGGTGTTCATAACAAGGAAAAGGCACAAATTGTAGTTGATGCCTTAAAACAAGTATTTACTACAGCTGAAGTTGAA
Proteins encoded in this window:
- a CDS encoding MFS transporter, with the translated sequence MEQQQTKTNYPALYTLIIVFFFWGFIAAGNSVFIPFCKNYFHLDQFQSQLIDFAFYTAYYIGALLLFIFSSIGGKDLVGKWGYKKSIVYGLLFSALGAAAMIVAVEVNLYVGMLLGLFVVALGFSLQQTAANPFAVLLGDPKTGASRVNLGGGINSFGTTIGPLVIGFSLFGTFEPISDSEIANLPLNKVVYLYIGVGLLFLLAAALFNFSKKVPAGISDEPMEKANKALRTLIIMTVLLFGMFTPVFLSYKSDLALQVEQLHKQVSSLTDQVQIDQLKLHIKEVAKPLEMQRMLWLAGALVVVIGGLLFSNKSAQKNPEGWGAMKYPQLALGMLALFIYVGIEVAIGSNLGELLTLKEFGHLQSSQITPYVSMYWGSMMIGRWAGAITAFNLSKSTKNGLLIIVPLIAFSIIIGVNTLAGFEMSHLYYYVVCILLQIVAFYLSKEKPARTLIIFGLFGIIAMLIGLFSSGTIAIYAFLSGGLACSIMWSSIFSLSIVGLGKYTAQGSAFLVMMILGGGVLPPIQGKLADIIGIHNSYILPLIGFCYVVFFAIFVKGILTKQGINIDEIEAEGGH
- the pssA gene encoding CDP-diacylglycerol--serine O-phosphatidyltransferase, yielding MKKHIPNLLTCLNLFSGCIAVLMALQGNIQVVTICVFASGIFDFFDGMVARLLHVKSPIGKELDSLADMVSFGFLPGTIMFTLLTKVFPDGSLLPYLGFIITVFSALRLAKFNLDERQTSDFIGLNTPMNTFYVLSLPYIADKYPQLVLNPIVLIVSILLTSYLLVSEIRLFSMKFSSMDWKTNKFRFIFLIMTLILFVVGQFMALPIILVLYFLLSALHFNKKNDLV
- a CDS encoding Hpt domain-containing protein gives rise to the protein MNHIDIELIRQNMFDNHELIKQFVSMYLIQTPVDLDKLRHAVAEGDLQKIGDTAHHIKPTMDYIGAFHLKEKFEELETNAKNEESLEGLQATFDIIDIEMKELLFELEQYEKTI
- the rho gene encoding transcription termination factor Rho — protein: MDINELNAKLVSELREIAKLIGIADADKLRKQELIERISNTGGEEEAAPAPAEKAAKVEEDNQEHAERTRKRVRTVKTAEPVTVRKREVSEQEETPVATEDTPSADKGPQPEKATQTPKAENTSSSTDFDNVIVNEGVLEIMPDGYGFLRSSDYNYLTSPDDIYVSQSQIKLFGLKTGDTVRGSIRPPKEGEKYFPLVRVEAINGQNPAEVRDRVPFDYLTPLFPDERLNLDMGVGNYSTRIMDLFTPIGKGQRGLIVAQPKTGKTNLLKEVANAIAKNHPEVYLIILLIDERPEEVTDMARSVRAEVVSSTFDEPADRHVKIANIVLEKAKRMVECGHDVVILLDSITRLARAYNTVAPASGKILSGGVDANALHKPKRFFGAARNIENGGSLTILATALTDTGSKMDEVIFEEFKGTGNMELQLDRKLANKRIFPAIDITASSTRRDDLLTDKETLQRIWVLRNHLSDMNSTEAMEFLQGQLRGTKSNEEFLISMNG